One genomic region from Lycorma delicatula isolate Av1 chromosome 9, ASM4794821v1, whole genome shotgun sequence encodes:
- the LOC142329893 gene encoding alpha-crystallin A chain-like: MSLLPYLVNQLFDEIDTPILYDQNFGLGLNPTLEAGPRLMQIPLHSGYLRPWRHLASGNSGTSSLQNTKDNFQVSLDVQQFKPEEVSVKLQGDYLVVEGKHEERQDKHGFISRQFQRRYKLPENVDQDKIKSNISSDGVLTLMAPKKPESTTGERKIPIEKTNQPALKQAPSTRSEKQETMES; this comes from the coding sequence ATGTCATTGTTACCGTACCTGGTAAACCAATTGTTTGATGAAATCGACACTCCGATTTTGTACGATCAAAATTTCGGATTGGGTTTAAATCCTACTCTCGAAGCCGGTCCTCGTTTGATGCAAATACCGTTACATTCGGGATACCTTAGACCTTGGCGTCATCTTGCTAGCGGTAACAGCGGAACTTCATCTCTTCAAAATACGAAAGACAACTTCCAAGTCAGTTTAGACGTGCAGCAATTTAAACCCGAAGAAGTTTCGGTTAAATTACAAGGCGATTATTTAGTAGTCGAAGGGAAACACGAGGAACGTCAAGATAAGCACGGATTCATTTCTCGTCAGTTTCAACGTCGCTATAAATTGCCAGAAAACGTAGATCAAGATAAAATAAAGTCTAATATTTCATCTGACGGTGTTCTTACGTTAATGGCTCCGAAGAAACCTGAAAGTACAACCGGTGAAAGGAAAATTCCGATTGAAAAAACCAATCAGCCGGCTTTGAAACAAGCACCATCTACTCGGTCTGAGAAGCAAGAGACGATGGAATCTTAA